A stretch of Candidatus Abawacabacteria bacterium DNA encodes these proteins:
- a CDS encoding four helix bundle protein: MKGIFTFEGFPVYLLAEEFYLAVLGSCLRNYKIVPEIRSQLQRASSSILLNLAEGAGKYSKKDKKNFYVITRGSIHECVAIIRIIRLEGKIEDTNYMILYTKLHQISQMMSGLITKMSQL, encoded by the coding sequence TTGAAAGGCATATTTACATTTGAAGGTTTTCCAGTATATCTCTTAGCAGAAGAGTTCTATCTGGCTGTGCTTGGTAGTTGTCTCAGAAATTATAAAATTGTTCCCGAAATCCGATCTCAATTGCAAAGAGCTTCTTCCAGTATTTTGCTGAACTTAGCTGAAGGGGCTGGCAAATACAGCAAGAAAGATAAAAAGAACTTTTATGTGATTACTCGTGGCTCAATTCATGAGTGCGTGGCAATTATAAGAATTATTCGGCTTGAAGGGAAAATAGAAGATACAAACTATATGATTTTGTATACCAAGCTACATCAAATAAGCCAGATGATGTCCGGTCTAATTACCAAAATGTCTCAACTCTAA
- the rlmD gene encoding 23S rRNA (uracil(1939)-C(5))-methyltransferase RlmD, with product MKKGEIIDCDIEKLVFGGMGIATIDGLKVFIAETVPGDRAKVRITKKKAHYAEGKLLEIIRPSVKRTIPFCRHFGICGGCTWQFLSYPDQLTYKEAIVKESLEHIGDLQNIDLKPIVGCAMVKEYRNKMEFSFAYDEQGKADIGLHPKGFHYDVFTLIECYLPSPQYTQLVLKIREWLQTFNISIYQPRTDSGLLKTVVIRNNQKQELLINFITTKGAMPHSNELLAAIKDSNVISLFQTEIHARKGKPTTRKVTLIWGKDYLSEELSLGKPWGNLRFNIYPEAFFQPNPQQAQKLYALALDAANIQSSDTVLDLYCGTGTLGLFASRRAKHVIGVDNVPDAIKSAQANAQQNNISNIELHTGDAAQILSQISITPTIAIIDPPRAGMMPETIELLTKLPLQRLVYISCNPTTQARDIKLLQEHGYVFQYAQPVDMFPHTYHIENIAVLRKMSATISL from the coding sequence ATGAAAAAGGGCGAAATTATTGATTGTGATATTGAGAAATTAGTATTTGGGGGGATGGGTATAGCTACCATTGATGGTTTGAAAGTCTTCATAGCCGAAACTGTTCCTGGCGATAGAGCCAAAGTAAGAATTACGAAGAAAAAGGCGCATTATGCTGAAGGAAAATTATTAGAGATTATTCGACCATCGGTCAAAAGAACCATACCGTTTTGTCGCCATTTTGGCATATGTGGTGGTTGTACTTGGCAATTCTTATCTTATCCTGATCAACTCACATATAAAGAAGCTATAGTCAAAGAAAGCTTGGAGCATATTGGCGACTTACAAAACATCGACTTAAAACCAATAGTGGGTTGCGCAATGGTCAAAGAGTATCGAAATAAAATGGAATTCAGTTTTGCTTATGATGAACAGGGCAAAGCTGATATTGGTCTCCACCCAAAAGGTTTTCATTATGATGTTTTCACACTCATTGAATGCTATCTCCCTTCTCCCCAATATACCCAGTTGGTACTAAAAATTCGCGAATGGCTACAAACTTTTAACATCTCCATTTATCAACCACGTACCGACTCAGGCCTATTGAAAACAGTGGTGATAAGGAATAATCAAAAGCAAGAACTTTTAATTAATTTCATTACCACAAAAGGCGCTATGCCTCACAGCAATGAACTTTTAGCAGCAATAAAAGATAGTAATGTCATTAGTTTATTTCAGACTGAGATTCATGCTCGCAAAGGTAAACCAACCACTAGAAAAGTGACACTCATTTGGGGTAAAGACTACTTATCTGAGGAGCTCAGTTTAGGAAAACCATGGGGTAATTTGCGTTTCAATATTTATCCTGAAGCCTTCTTTCAGCCTAACCCACAACAAGCACAAAAGCTCTATGCATTAGCACTCGATGCAGCCAACATACAGAGTTCTGATACGGTTTTGGACCTTTATTGTGGCACTGGCACTTTAGGCCTTTTCGCTAGTCGTAGGGCAAAGCATGTGATTGGTGTCGACAATGTGCCTGATGCCATCAAAAGTGCTCAAGCCAATGCCCAACAAAATAACATTAGTAATATAGAGTTGCACACAGGCGACGCTGCTCAGATATTGAGTCAAATCTCGATCACACCAACCATTGCCATTATCGATCCCCCTAGAGCAGGCATGATGCCAGAAACTATTGAGCTGCTAACTAAGCTGCCTTTGCAAAGATTAGTTTACATTTCTTGTAATCCAACCACTCAAGCAAGAGATATAAAATTATTACAAGAACACGGCTATGTATTTCAATATGCCCAGCCAGTAGATATGTTTCCTCATACGTATCATATTGAAAATATTGCAGTATTAAGGAAAATGTCTGCTACTATTTCACTTTAA
- a CDS encoding NUDIX hydrolase: MNCRVIVSAVIEKDNKILMGSKPKDIGPYPNTLHIPGGGVELGAESLMTAVKREVFEETGLEIDNVQRINFNEDFTPNHNGIMTHYIFLVYHAQYKSGELKTPDSEFRTLGWYPKESLKSLALAAPSIELFKSMGWL, translated from the coding sequence ATGAATTGTCGTGTGATCGTTTCAGCTGTTATCGAAAAAGATAATAAGATCCTAATGGGTTCGAAACCGAAAGATATTGGTCCCTATCCTAATACCTTACACATTCCCGGAGGCGGCGTTGAATTGGGCGCAGAATCATTAATGACTGCTGTCAAAAGAGAAGTATTTGAAGAAACTGGACTGGAGATAGACAATGTCCAAAGAATAAATTTCAATGAAGACTTCACGCCCAATCATAATGGTATAATGACTCATTATATTTTTCTGGTCTACCATGCCCAGTACAAGAGTGGTGAACTAAAAACTCCTGATAGTGAATTTCGTACTTTAGGGTGGTATCCTAAAGAGTCATTGAAAAGTTTAGCCCTTGCAGCCCCCTCAATAGAACTATTCAAAAGTATGGGATGGCTATAA